From the Oleiharenicola lentus genome, one window contains:
- a CDS encoding HlyD family secretion protein produces the protein MKNSSLAKVALGAISLLSLVACSRRESSVYQGYLEGEFVHLAAPLAGRLEKLTVSKGTRVTAGTPLFQLEQGAESAALGEAAGRLRAAQARLADLRKGQRPSELAALEARLEQTRAAAELATRELERLTRLHETKVASEDDFDRARLNQEAAVKQVAELFAQLETARLGARSDLITAAEAEAAAAQAALDRAGWSIAQKNVTAPRDGLIYDTLYREGEFVAAALPVVTLLPPENIKVRFFVPEAAFGGIKAGDRVQVVITGRASPLDARITYLSPQPEYTPPILYNRENRSKLVFMVEATFDAAVARDLHPGQPVEVTTAK, from the coding sequence ATGAAAAATTCTTCCCTCGCTAAAGTCGCCCTCGGCGCAATTTCCCTGCTGTCGCTCGTGGCGTGCAGTCGCCGCGAGTCTTCCGTTTACCAAGGCTATTTGGAAGGGGAGTTCGTGCATCTCGCCGCCCCGCTGGCCGGCCGGCTCGAAAAGCTGACGGTCTCCAAAGGGACCCGCGTCACCGCCGGCACCCCCCTCTTCCAGCTGGAGCAGGGCGCCGAATCCGCCGCCCTCGGCGAAGCGGCCGGACGCCTCCGGGCCGCCCAGGCTCGGCTGGCGGACCTGCGCAAAGGTCAGCGTCCCAGCGAACTTGCCGCCCTCGAGGCCCGGCTCGAACAGACCCGCGCCGCCGCCGAACTGGCCACCCGCGAACTGGAACGGCTCACGCGGCTCCACGAAACCAAAGTCGCTTCCGAAGACGACTTCGACCGCGCCCGGCTGAACCAGGAGGCGGCCGTCAAACAGGTGGCTGAACTTTTCGCGCAGTTGGAAACCGCCCGGCTTGGCGCCCGCTCCGACCTTATCACCGCCGCCGAAGCCGAGGCCGCCGCGGCGCAGGCTGCTCTCGACCGTGCCGGCTGGTCCATCGCCCAGAAGAACGTCACGGCGCCCCGCGACGGACTGATTTACGACACCCTCTATCGGGAGGGCGAGTTTGTCGCCGCCGCCCTGCCCGTCGTCACTCTCCTACCCCCGGAGAATATCAAGGTCCGCTTCTTTGTCCCTGAGGCGGCCTTCGGCGGAATCAAAGCCGGAGACCGCGTGCAGGTTGTGATCACAGGCCGGGCGTCTCCGCTCGACGCGCGCATCACCTACCTTTCACCCCAGCCCGAATACACCCCGCCCATCCTCTACAACCGCGAGAACCGCAGCAAACTCGTGTTCATGGTCGAGGCGACCTTCGACGCCGCCGTCGCCCGCGACCTTCACCCCGGTCAGCCCGTCGAAGTCACAACGGCCAAGTAG
- a CDS encoding TetR/AcrR family transcriptional regulator → MASPSHSSAPADPTVARILHQAREHFFAHGYCACTMDDLAAELGMSKKTLYVHFRSKEEIMRAVLEQLGREVRADAEALLANRHLGFAEKLRGFAEGIVQRLALLNPRTLRDLQRFAPELYALLVEMRQKNIPYIFGRFIEEGQIAGKVRTDISPVLAVEFFLHAMQGLLQPATLDRLGLAPRDLLPQAIDLFFGGLLTPAGRKEHEKFFPR, encoded by the coding sequence ATGGCTTCCCCCTCTCATTCCTCCGCCCCCGCCGACCCGACCGTCGCGCGCATCCTCCACCAGGCCCGCGAGCACTTCTTCGCCCACGGCTACTGCGCGTGCACCATGGACGATCTCGCCGCGGAGCTCGGCATGAGCAAAAAGACGCTCTACGTGCATTTCCGCAGCAAGGAGGAGATCATGCGCGCGGTCCTCGAGCAGCTCGGCCGCGAGGTCCGCGCCGACGCTGAGGCGCTGCTCGCCAACCGCCACCTTGGGTTTGCGGAAAAACTGCGCGGCTTCGCCGAGGGCATCGTCCAGCGCCTCGCCCTGCTCAACCCCCGCACCCTGCGCGACCTTCAACGCTTCGCCCCGGAGCTCTACGCCCTGCTCGTCGAGATGCGCCAGAAGAACATCCCCTACATCTTCGGCCGCTTCATCGAGGAGGGTCAGATCGCCGGCAAGGTGCGCACCGACATCAGCCCCGTCCTCGCCGTGGAGTTCTTCCTCCATGCCATGCAGGGCCTGCTCCAGCCCGCCACCCTCGACCGGCTCGGCCTCGCCCCCCGCGACCTGCTGCCGCAGGCCATCGACCTCTTCTTCGGCGGACTCCTCACCCCCGCCGGCCGCAAAGAACATGAAAAATTCTTCCCTCGCTAA
- a CDS encoding thiol-disulfide oxidoreductase DCC family protein yields MSDAYRAPVLLYDGECGLCNFVVRLLLRTDRQGRLRFSPLQGEKGQAYLRVWGLPTDDFDSLVFVPDWDAPDRSAPLLRTDGALAAAAVVGGIWRLITWARVLPAWARDPFYKLVARTRYALFGAYRPRPLAKPEWGERFL; encoded by the coding sequence ATGTCCGACGCTTATCGCGCACCTGTCCTGCTCTATGACGGCGAGTGCGGGCTGTGTAATTTTGTCGTGCGCCTGTTGTTGCGCACCGACCGGCAGGGCCGGCTGCGCTTCTCGCCGTTGCAGGGCGAAAAGGGGCAGGCCTACCTGCGGGTCTGGGGGCTGCCGACGGATGATTTTGACTCGCTGGTCTTCGTGCCGGACTGGGATGCCCCCGATCGCAGTGCGCCGCTGCTACGCACCGACGGCGCGCTGGCGGCGGCCGCCGTGGTGGGCGGCATTTGGCGGTTGATCACATGGGCGCGGGTGCTGCCGGCGTGGGCGCGAGATCCATTCTACAAGCTGGTCGCGCGCACCCGGTATGCGTTGTTCGGCGCATACCGGCCGCGACCGCTCGCAAAGCCGGAGTGGGGCGAGCGTTTTTTATAG
- a CDS encoding RNA recognition motif domain-containing protein has protein sequence MSENSKLYVGNLPFASTAQDLEALFGQVGTVSVVEIIFDKFTGRSRGFAFVTMGSADEAQKAVEKFHGHQMENRPLAVNIARPREERPPGGGGGFRGGGGGGGFRGGRGGGGGFRGGRGGGGGYRGDRGGGGGFRGERGGDGGYERQ, from the coding sequence ATGTCAGAAAACTCCAAGCTCTACGTGGGGAACCTCCCCTTCGCCAGCACCGCGCAGGATCTTGAAGCCCTGTTCGGCCAGGTTGGCACCGTCAGCGTCGTTGAGATCATCTTCGACAAGTTTACCGGTCGCTCGCGCGGCTTCGCCTTCGTGACGATGGGTAGCGCCGATGAGGCCCAGAAGGCTGTTGAGAAATTCCATGGCCACCAGATGGAGAACCGTCCTCTCGCCGTGAACATCGCCCGCCCGCGCGAGGAGCGTCCTCCGGGTGGCGGCGGCGGTTTCCGGGGCGGCGGCGGTGGTGGTGGCTTCCGCGGCGGTCGCGGGGGTGGCGGCGGTTTCCGCGGTGGTCGCGGGGGCGGCGGCGGTTATCGTGGTGATCGGGGCGGCGGCGGCGGCTTCCGCGGCGAACGCGGTGGCGACGGCGGCTACGAGCGCCAATAA
- a CDS encoding SWIB/MDM2 domain-containing protein gives MIALANPGSMTNSTMAKKSTRKPNAAFMKPVTPNAKLAAVVGDKPLPRTELTKKLWAYIKKNGLQDKKNKRMINADDALKAVFGGKAQVSMFDMTKLVSKNLS, from the coding sequence ATCATTGCCTTGGCAAATCCGGGTTCTATGACGAATAGCACTATGGCTAAAAAATCCACTCGTAAACCCAACGCCGCTTTCATGAAGCCGGTTACCCCCAATGCCAAGCTTGCCGCCGTTGTTGGCGACAAGCCGCTGCCCCGCACGGAGCTCACCAAGAAGCTCTGGGCCTACATCAAGAAGAACGGTCTCCAGGACAAGAAGAACAAGCGCATGATCAACGCCGACGACGCCCTCAAGGCCGTGTTCGGTGGCAAGGCGCAGGTCAGCATGTTCGACATGACCAAGCTGGTCAGCAAGAACCTGTCCTGA
- a CDS encoding DMT family transporter yields the protein MMNSSGPLHRRAILGLLIANLLWGLSFPLIKAMGQEQLQLVPASSSWFITTLTVASRFVLATAVMLLLARAQLAELKAGELRQGVWLGLTLGAGLLLQVDGLQFTSASTSAFLTQFYAIMIPAVVALRARRSPPPVVWACAALVLAGVAILGRFDWRALHLGRGEMETLLSSVFFMVQIFVLEDARYAGNRALAVTAVMFTTVAVVFGGLALVTAPTPADCLRPWTSGSWLAFLGLLTLFCTLGSFTLMVRWQPHITATEAGLIYCIEPVFASVMALFLPALFSRWAGFDYANESLTWQLLAGGGLITLANVLLQLKPPARRTA from the coding sequence ATGATGAATTCCTCCGGTCCCCTTCACCGTCGTGCGATCCTCGGCCTGCTGATCGCGAATCTTTTATGGGGGCTGAGCTTTCCGCTCATCAAGGCGATGGGGCAGGAGCAGCTCCAGCTCGTGCCGGCGAGCAGCAGCTGGTTCATCACGACCCTCACGGTGGCCTCGCGCTTCGTGCTCGCGACGGCCGTGATGCTGCTGCTCGCGCGCGCGCAGCTCGCGGAACTGAAGGCGGGCGAACTGCGGCAAGGGGTGTGGCTCGGCCTGACGCTGGGCGCGGGCCTGCTGCTGCAGGTGGACGGACTCCAGTTCACCTCGGCGTCAACCTCGGCGTTTCTCACGCAGTTCTATGCGATCATGATCCCCGCGGTTGTCGCGCTGCGGGCACGGCGGTCGCCGCCGCCGGTCGTGTGGGCCTGCGCGGCGCTCGTGCTCGCGGGTGTGGCGATCCTGGGGCGGTTTGACTGGCGGGCGCTGCATCTCGGGCGGGGCGAAATGGAAACCCTGCTCAGCTCGGTCTTCTTCATGGTCCAAATCTTCGTGCTCGAAGACGCGCGCTATGCCGGCAACCGCGCGCTCGCCGTGACCGCGGTGATGTTCACGACGGTGGCCGTAGTATTCGGCGGACTCGCGCTCGTCACCGCACCGACACCGGCCGATTGCCTGCGGCCCTGGACCTCAGGTTCCTGGCTCGCCTTCCTGGGGCTGCTCACGCTGTTCTGCACGCTCGGCTCATTCACGCTCATGGTGCGCTGGCAGCCGCACATCACGGCGACCGAGGCCGGGCTCATCTACTGCATCGAGCCGGTGTTCGCGTCCGTGATGGCCCTCTTCCTGCCCGCGCTATTCTCGCGCTGGGCGGGCTTCGACTACGCCAACGAGTCGCTCACCTGGCAGCTGCTCGCCGGCGGCGGCTTGATCACGCTGGCCAATGTGCTGCTGCAGTTGAAGCCGCCGGCGAGGAGGACGGCGTAG
- a CDS encoding alpha/beta fold hydrolase translates to MKHLLAFLAGLLCLTAMPAREKPAVPDCVVLLHGIGMRSYVMKRLESALRAEGYRTVSISYPSRRMPFEQLAGEYLPAHLKKHDVARAPRLHFVTHSLGSLIVRKLIKDARPANLGRVVMIGPPNHGSTAADVAKENALLKKFLGGNLVRLGTGEDAIVKTLGPADFDVGIIAGEVAVNPVFGQALGGKNDGAVTIESARLEGMKDFLVVPYSHTLMLWRKEVVDQVRSFLREGKFRRNEERAPTKPAAAPSSL, encoded by the coding sequence ATGAAACACCTGCTCGCCTTCCTCGCCGGCCTGCTTTGTCTGACCGCCATGCCCGCCCGCGAAAAGCCCGCCGTGCCCGACTGCGTGGTGTTGCTGCACGGCATCGGCATGCGCTCCTACGTGATGAAGCGCCTGGAGTCGGCCCTGCGCGCCGAGGGCTACCGCACGGTCAGTATTTCCTACCCGTCGCGCCGGATGCCCTTCGAGCAGCTCGCCGGCGAATACCTGCCCGCGCACCTCAAGAAACACGACGTCGCCCGTGCGCCGCGCCTGCATTTCGTGACCCACTCCCTGGGCAGCCTGATCGTGCGCAAACTGATCAAGGACGCCCGGCCCGCCAACCTCGGCCGCGTCGTGATGATCGGCCCGCCGAATCACGGCAGCACCGCCGCCGATGTGGCCAAGGAAAATGCCCTGCTAAAAAAATTCCTCGGCGGAAACCTGGTGCGCCTCGGCACCGGGGAGGACGCCATCGTGAAGACCCTCGGGCCGGCGGATTTCGACGTCGGCATCATCGCCGGAGAGGTGGCGGTAAATCCCGTTTTCGGCCAGGCCCTCGGCGGCAAGAACGACGGCGCCGTGACCATCGAGTCCGCCCGGCTGGAGGGCATGAAGGATTTCCTCGTCGTGCCCTACTCGCACACCCTGATGCTGTGGCGGAAGGAGGTCGTTGACCAGGTCCGCTCCTTCCTGCGCGAGGGAAAATTCAGGCGAAATGAAGAGCGCGCACCCACGAAGCCTGCTGCCGCTCCGTCTTCCCTCTAA
- a CDS encoding DMT family transporter: MRDPAHTKSVGLLLGGALCWSLAGLLFKHVEWSGLAAAGGRGLIAGLFLLAVSWRSLRFTWSPLQLAAAAAYAACTILFTLANKMTTAANAILLQYTAPVWIALLGAWFLGERATRADWFTIAAVFGGLALFFYEGIQLNSIAGLLVALASGVGFAVMTLLMRKQKDGSPLESIILGNLLGFLIGLPALMSAPALPATGWVALLLLGTVQLGLAYLLYAKAIKHVTALEAVLIPVAEPLLNPLWVLLAFGERPGRFALLGGAIVLGAVTLRAVAGLRALRPAP; the protein is encoded by the coding sequence ATGCGCGATCCCGCCCACACCAAGTCCGTCGGCCTCCTCCTCGGCGGTGCCCTGTGCTGGAGCCTTGCCGGCCTCTTGTTCAAGCACGTCGAGTGGTCGGGACTCGCCGCCGCCGGCGGACGGGGCCTGATCGCCGGCCTGTTCCTGCTGGCGGTGTCCTGGCGCTCGCTGCGCTTCACTTGGTCCCCGCTCCAACTCGCCGCCGCCGCGGCCTACGCCGCGTGCACCATCCTTTTCACGCTGGCCAACAAGATGACGACGGCGGCCAACGCCATTTTGCTCCAATACACCGCGCCGGTCTGGATCGCCCTGCTCGGCGCCTGGTTCCTCGGCGAACGCGCCACCCGCGCCGACTGGTTCACCATCGCGGCGGTCTTCGGCGGACTGGCGCTTTTCTTCTACGAGGGCATTCAGCTGAACAGCATCGCCGGCCTGCTCGTGGCGCTGGCCAGCGGTGTGGGCTTTGCGGTGATGACTCTCCTCATGCGCAAGCAAAAGGACGGATCTCCGCTCGAATCCATCATCCTCGGCAACCTGCTCGGGTTCCTGATCGGATTGCCCGCGCTCATGTCGGCCCCCGCGCTGCCGGCCACCGGTTGGGTTGCCTTGCTGCTGCTGGGCACCGTCCAGCTGGGCCTGGCCTACCTGCTCTACGCAAAGGCCATCAAGCATGTGACCGCCCTCGAGGCCGTGCTCATCCCGGTGGCGGAGCCGCTCCTCAACCCCCTCTGGGTGTTGCTCGCCTTCGGGGAGCGACCCGGTCGTTTCGCCCTTCTCGGCGGCGCGATCGTGCTCGGCGCCGTCACCTTGCGCGCGGTGGCCGGGTTGCGCGCCCTCCGCCCTGCCCCATGA
- a CDS encoding NADP-dependent oxidoreductase — MKALILRKYGKPAEIAFAEIARPAIKPDEILVRVHAVGLNPIDTMIPKGEFKPILHFDLPTALGSDLAGVVAEVGSRVTRFKVGDAVFASIFDLGTGSLAEFAVVPESAAALKPSNLDFVQAASIPMVGLTAWQALKERARVQPGQKVFIPAGSGGIGTFAIQLAKHLGARVGTTTSTGNVGLVRNLGADEVIDYKKQEFEEVLRDYDVVLGTVKGDALKKSLRILKSNSRIVSLIGPPDAAFARSRGMNFLMKAVFGLLSRGLIRQAAKIGAAYSFLFVHPDGRQLAEIGALLEAGKIRPVIDRVFSFDQAKEALAYLEKGRAKGKVVVQLR; from the coding sequence ATGAAAGCACTTATCCTAAGAAAATATGGCAAACCGGCCGAGATCGCGTTCGCCGAAATTGCCCGACCCGCGATCAAGCCCGACGAGATTCTCGTTCGCGTCCACGCCGTCGGCTTGAACCCGATCGACACCATGATTCCGAAAGGAGAGTTCAAACCGATCCTCCATTTCGATCTCCCGACCGCGCTGGGCAGCGATCTCGCCGGCGTCGTGGCGGAGGTGGGCAGCCGCGTGACCCGCTTCAAGGTCGGCGATGCCGTCTTCGCCAGCATCTTCGACCTGGGCACCGGCTCTCTCGCCGAATTCGCGGTCGTGCCCGAGAGCGCGGCGGCGCTGAAACCGTCGAACCTGGACTTTGTGCAGGCGGCCTCGATCCCCATGGTCGGGTTGACGGCGTGGCAGGCGCTCAAGGAGCGGGCGCGGGTCCAGCCCGGCCAAAAAGTGTTCATCCCCGCCGGCTCCGGCGGCATTGGCACGTTCGCGATCCAACTCGCCAAGCACCTCGGGGCCAGGGTCGGCACGACCACGAGCACGGGCAACGTGGGTCTGGTCCGCAACCTCGGCGCCGACGAAGTGATCGACTACAAGAAACAGGAATTCGAGGAGGTGCTGCGGGACTACGATGTCGTGCTCGGCACCGTCAAAGGCGACGCGCTGAAGAAATCCCTTCGCATTCTGAAATCGAACAGCCGCATCGTCTCGCTGATCGGTCCGCCCGACGCCGCGTTCGCGCGCTCCCGCGGCATGAATTTCTTGATGAAGGCCGTGTTCGGATTGCTGAGCCGGGGCCTGATCCGCCAAGCGGCCAAAATAGGCGCGGCGTATTCCTTCCTCTTCGTGCATCCGGACGGCCGGCAGCTCGCGGAGATTGGCGCGCTGCTCGAAGCGGGCAAGATCCGGCCGGTGATCGACCGGGTGTTCTCCTTCGATCAGGCGAAGGAGGCCTTGGCCTACCTCGAAAAGGGCCGGGCCAAGGGAAAGGTCGTGGTGCAGCTGCGGTGA